A genomic segment from Necator americanus strain Aroian chromosome III, whole genome shotgun sequence encodes:
- a CDS encoding hypothetical protein (NECATOR_CHRIII.G11907.T1), translated as MPDPFVKGEIHEKKVMLSVWWGVHEIYRFELLPDNTTLTAEVYCAQLQRPADKTRKEHPKLDNVGRQHWCTITRALTSRIRLPRKFWNSDGKFYRTHRTARTWPQRLPTFPIASASLGREALR; from the coding sequence atgccggatcctttcgtgaaaggtgaaatacatgagaagaaggtcatgctgagcgtctggtggggagttcatgaaatctaccgtttcgaactgctgccggacaacacgacactTACTGctgaggtctactgcgctcaactgcaaagaccgGCTGACAAGAcccgcaaggagcacccgaagctcgacaacgttggCCGACAACATTggtgcacgataacgcgcgctCTCACATCGCGAataagacttcccagaaaattctggaactcggatgggaagttctaccgcacccaccgtacgGCCCGGACCTGGCCCCAGCGACTACCAACttttccgatcgcttcagcatcacttggaagagaagcgctacgatga